The Puntigrus tetrazona isolate hp1 chromosome 3, ASM1883169v1, whole genome shotgun sequence genome contains a region encoding:
- the pmp22a gene encoding peripheral myelin protein 22a — MLAILLATIVLHLTDLIILFISTCANAWRTHGVTNYDLWYDCTHSNGGYHCRGTSDADWLQAVQALMVLATIFCLISFIIFLCQLFTLVKGGRFFFTAIFQVLASLFVMSGAIIYTVMSPEWKNENDTYGYAFVLAWLAFPLTLISGFIYIVLRKKE, encoded by the exons ATGCTGGCCATTCTGTTAGCGACGATAGTCTTGCATCTGACAGACCTCATCATCCTCTTCATTTCCACGTGCGCTAAC GCCTGGAGGACACATGGGGTTACGAATTACGACCTGTGGTATGACTGCACGCACAGCAATGGAGGATATCACTGCCGCGGGACTAGTGATGCTG ACTGGCTTCAAGCAGTTCAAGCCCTCATGGTCCTAGCCACTATTTTCTGCTTGATCTCCTTCATCATCTTCCTCTGCCAGCTCTTCACTCTCGTAAAAGGAGGTCGTTTCTTCTTCACGGCCATCTTCCAGGTCCTCGCCA GTCTGTTTGTGATGAGCGGGGCCATCATCTACACCGTGATGAGTCCGGAGTGGAAAAACGAGAACGATACTTACGGATACGCCTTCGTCCTGGCCTGGCTGGCTTTCCCTCTCACGCTCATCAGCGGCTTCATTTACATTGtcctgagaaagaaagaatga